In one Thermaerobacter sp. PB12/4term genomic region, the following are encoded:
- a CDS encoding DUF2267 domain-containing protein translates to MPADAEAIYRDVQQRGRLGSVEEAVTVTRMTLQSLAEVLGQEGARALAAALPPELAAELGRAPQRPDPLIDREVFVGRLVNRMDTEYGYDQTVGGLDLVAAYMDDDAATRMQAVFGALKQHLDPGTARQVAAALPPEIRDWWEAG, encoded by the coding sequence GTGCCCGCCGACGCCGAAGCCATCTACCGCGACGTGCAGCAGCGGGGCCGCCTGGGTTCCGTGGAGGAAGCGGTCACGGTCACCCGGATGACCCTGCAGAGCCTGGCGGAAGTGCTGGGCCAGGAAGGGGCCCGGGCCCTGGCGGCCGCCCTGCCGCCGGAGCTGGCCGCCGAGCTGGGCCGAGCTCCCCAGAGGCCGGACCCCCTGATCGACCGGGAGGTCTTCGTCGGCCGGCTCGTCAACCGGATGGACACGGAATACGGCTACGACCAGACGGTGGGGGGCCTGGACCTGGTGGCCGCCTACATGGACGACGACGCCGCCACCCGCATGCAGGCCGTGTTCGGTGCCCTCAAGCAGCATCTCGATCCCGGGACCGCCCGGCAGGTAGCGGCGGCCCTGCCGCCGGAGATCCGCGACTGGTGGGAAGCCGGCTAG